From Triplophysa dalaica isolate WHDGS20190420 chromosome 24, ASM1584641v1, whole genome shotgun sequence:
TACCGCTAGGCCTCCCTACTTTAATTTGCCTGCTGGGTAATCTGGCTCATGAGAGTTTAAAACCATGGCAGCTTTGAAAATCCATTTTGTTGAGATGGTAACAGAAACGCAGCTCGGAACATGAAACCGTGTCACAAATGCTAATCGTGGACTAAGAAAGCAGTTTTGATTTATTCCCAATGTATGATGATTGCAGATCCTTAATCTCTCTTAATGTAAACGGATATTGAAGTgagaatatttaataaactgcATAAATATCTGGCTGTGTGCCAGTCGGTTTTAAAGCGACAGATCTTCCAGTGCGGGGACATAAATGTGTGTTATTAGTACCTCTAAAAGCCAGCGCTGTAACTCAAGCCCTCTGGGATGCGAAATGTTCTCAGCCAAGCTGCTATTTACAGACTTGTTTTTACATCATGTGCTTGTTTGTGATCTGCGTGAACCGTCTCTCTTCTGTCTGGTGGAAAGTAAAACATCTGTTTCTCCTGAagcacattttgaattgaaaaccCTCCGCTTAGATTGAACTGCGAACTGATCCGAGGTCAGTTGCTTGTGTGCAAGGGTATATTAAGGAAAGTATATTGAGATTCGAAAAGATGTTTCTAAAATTATCTACTGTATGGCTGACCAGATTTAATGGTTGATGCAATTGCTTATTTTTATAAGAAGAAGCAGTGATCCATCACAGATAATGACCATTTACTATCAGTCATTAGACAGCTACACTCtcaaaaatgttgggttattttcaactcGGTGTTGGGTCAATAAGATACGAACCCAACCtgttgcaaaatgaaaaaactctgttttaaaaatgttcaaagcacatgttttttttctatgttttattgtgttagttagatgtattttttgagttaatatggatcaaaacaaaccaaatggagtttgattgatattaattggaatgcacaataaaaaaaacatgatttctgtaaaactaaaaacacatttaactcattttggtaacaaactcttcaaatgaaCGTACTGCTGggtttttaaacacattgttgggtcatatatatacattttctgtattgaacccaatggttgggtttttcccttttttgactcaacaacacataaaacatattgAATAATTTAGGAATAAATTCTTAACTAAAAGTACAAATATGtctgttgtattgtttaaaagtgaatatgaacttgttttcattgcagtatttgaggtcagaaaaaatacagagcatcttttctgctattttcacctgtttctcctgttttcatttttgcaaataGAAAcgatattttcatttgaaatttgccagaaatattgttagtagttcacaaaatgaaacaattttttttaccttaacacATTACCTTTGAATAGTAAATTCAGGAAAAACTGAATATGGTCTTCGAAAgtgtctcttaattttttccatggTTTTATGTGAAAATTTAGTGTTATGTGAAAACAGCACAGCAGAGAACATTATGAGGTGACAGGAGTCTTATAAGATGCGAGAACAAAGTGAGAGAGAAATGTCTTTAAAGTGCCAACATTGCAGTCAGACTGTTTTTGTGCAGTTGGCAGAATGGGTATCTCCATGAGCAATGCCAGTCATGTGCCAACTACGTCATGCACTTGATTCATAAATGTAGAAGCTAAAGAGTGTGTAGCTAGTTCATTACAACACTGGTGCCTTCATTGTTCAGCGTTCTTTATATTGATTTCTAACGTAAAGATCTGCACCAGGAACAATGTAATGCATAAAAAAGTGCTATAAAATGAACTCTCTTTCTGTCCTAGTTGTGCTGTGCTGGGCTCCATGCAGCGTGCTCCAGGGCCTCTGTGGTGCTCCTGATGCCCCTCTCCCACTGACGAAGATCCCGGGTGGGCGAGGGACAAGCAGGGATCACCCTCACAGCGTACTGCACAAGGTGAATCCAGTAACCATTGTTTACAGAAATTCTCACCAGATACACACTCGTTAGCTTTGTTTATCTGGAGTTCGTGTCCCGCTGTGACGTAGGCAACAAACCAACCCATGGGGCGAGAGAGGAGTGTGGATAGATCCCTACgtgcttgtttttttgtcaCGCACAGTAGCTCTGTGGAATATTTGGAGCTTGAGTTTCCATCTGGCCTACATATGCCGAACGTCGGCGGCGAGCACTGGCGCTCCTCACGCACCTGATCGTGTGTGAGACTCTATTTGTTCAGACATGTGACCGTCTCGAAAGGTTAAAGAGGGTTCGGATCACTCACACCTTGATAAACGCAGTTTGTTTTGTCAAGAGGTCTATTGTGCAAATGGCTGCTGGCTGTTTTTGTGTCagctcatttatttaaatattacatgTGACTTTGTCCAAACAATCAGATAAAAGTCTGGAGGATTGCAGCGGCATCATTACTGAAATACTCTGACGGCGCAAACACAGCGTGAATTGATGCAGTGCAAACATGAAACAGGGttgaattgtgtgtttttgttggaGGATTAAGGACGAATGTTTACAAAAGGTTGTCAAAAGTCAGTCAATCTAGATAAAATCGTTTATATGTCGATTATTTTTCCTAGACACAATTAACATCAAATTAAGAGCAAATGGAGACTGTAATAACTTGAGAACTCATAAGTGTTTTCACTTTGCCTCTTAGAACAGCAGATGATCgtaaaatattgtataatgtCGCTTTTCTTCTCAATTCCCCAGGACGAAAAGTTGACGGTGACCCAAGCGGGGTCGGTAAACGGGGCGCCGTCTGTTTTGCACTTCCAGTACCAGCTGAGCGAGCAACGGTCCTCTTGCTGGGACACGGTTCTATCAGACGACGCACTCTACCTGGAAATCCCGAATGGATCGCTCCACAATGGCAGCAGGGAAGGGtatgcatacacacacgcacatcgGGTTGATAATTTCTCATAACGTACGACTCCGCGCTGACGCTCACAATTCCATCTGTCCATTTTTACATCACAGTACAACAAATGACTTTTTAGCAGCTTGACTTGGTTTTCCATCTGACGTTTATCGCCGGTATGAAAATGCGGCGAATGGAAAACCAAGCTTCTGCAAGTCAGTTCTCATTTGGATCCGTCACTTTCAGTCTGTTATGAAGTCATTTGAACAGACATACGGAGTGTTTTACCTTCACAGTGTTCTGTGGCTGGTGCATCTGCATTATTATATAAGATGAAGATTATGTAGAAGCAGCAGTGCGTCACTGTGCCTGTCATTCTCTCTCCTCTGCAGGTTCACCAGGCTGCTGGAATTCGCAGAAGAGCAGTTGAAAGTCAGTTACGTGTTCCTGTGGTTTTACAAAAACAGAGACGATCGAAGTAAGATCCATCAAATGCAcaataaaggaatagttcatccaaagaACAGCTTGTCATCCTTGACTCACCCTTAAGTCTTACAAACTATGACTTTCCTTCGACCGTATAACAAACGTTTTCTGTAGAATGTCctgaaagagaagacagaggcTGTTTAAATGCTGTATAGTATAGTTTGTTTGTAAAGATGCCACCTGATGTCAAACCTTTGATGGAAAAAAAATTGGGTCAAACAACTGTAAAGCTACTTTATTGCTTTAGGAGCataacaaaaatgacattttctatCAATTTTCTATtgatatttatttctaaatgtatttgttttatggAAGAAAGTATGTAATGTAAGATTGAGGGGTGAGTGAAAGATTACAGATCCATTTTTGGATCAACTTTCTCTTTCATTCAGATTAATCTATATTACTTGTCTGGTGGAGACGTTTGATGTCTTGGCTTCATTTTGCAGTGTCCATCATGAAGACCTTCCGCTACATGGGTTTCGAAGTCGTGAAACCGGGTCACCCGCTGGTGCCCGACCGACCCGATCTTCTCTTTATGGTCTATTCCATGGAAAGCAGCAGTTCTTCTGATGAAGAGTGACCATCACCTACTCGCTCTCAAATTGCCCCCAGccctcctcttcctcccctCATTGTGACCCGCCCCCATAAACCTG
This genomic window contains:
- the oaz2a gene encoding LOW QUALITY PROTEIN: ornithine decarboxylase antizyme 2a (The sequence of the model RefSeq protein was modified relative to this genomic sequence to represent the inferred CDS: deleted 1 base in 1 codon), whose amino-acid sequence is MTHFSLDFLLNIYRLGYQSKVIYEDNMCNTEESCAVLGSMQRAPGPLWCSDAPLPLTKIPGGRGTSRDHPHSVLHKDEKLTVTQAGSVNGAPSVLHFQYQLSEQRSSCWDTVLSDDALYLEIPNGSLHNGSREGFTRLLEFAEEQLKVSYVFLWFYKNRDDRMSIMKTFRYMGFEVVKPGHPLVPDRPDLLFMVYSMESSSSSDEE